Genomic window (Oligoflexia bacterium):
TAACTTGTATTTACATTCGTCACATTTGAAATGTATGTGCTGTTAATCATAAATACATTGCCCTTACTGTCTTGATGAACGCGCACTTGAGCACCATCAATTGGAATGTCTTCATAGATTTGTTCAAAATTAGTAATGGTGCCAAGACTTGCAGTTTGTACTTGTGAGTTTTTAAGTTGTTCGGGGCTATCGATATTCATAATACTGCTAACTTGGTTGAGTAATCGACTCAGAGTTTCTGAGTCTGATTCACCTTCAAGTTTTTCAATATTAAATTTTCCAGAAAGACGAAAGGGTTTTCCTGCGGGGGAAATATCTAATTGAAATTTAGATTTGAATTTTTTCTCAAGTGCTGAGAGATCTTTAAATGGATTTATTTTTTTAACTTTCGATAAATCAGAAGGTTGTTGTCCAGAAGGGACTCGATTGTTTTGTACGGGAAGTGTTTTTAGTGTGTGATTTGTGACAACACCACTATAACCTTTGGGAGCGTTGGGGTCTTTTGGAGAATTTTCGTTTGAATAAAAAAGCACGCTGATTGCAGTGAATGAGACTGTAAAAATAACTGCAAAAATCCAAAACTTCCTTGTTTTGAGATGATTCAAAAAACATCCTTGTTTTTGAGGTCTGTTACCTCAGGTAAATATAACTTCTACTTTTCAACTCCAAATCAATTTGGAATTGAATCCTTTCACGCACTTGCTGGCTGATCTTGTGCACTAGGGCCCGATCCTCAGCTGCTGAAATAGGATAATCTAAAGTGATGGGTTCGAGAAACTTTATTTTCCATTTAGCAGGTAAAGGAATGATATTTAAGGGTAAAGGCAGGACAGTCCCAATTAAATATTTGGTAAATTTTAACTGGCTTAAATTAATGTGTGTCTCTTCGGCTCCAATGACAAGTGTTGGAATTATTGGCGATTTTGTCATGATTGCCATACGCACAAAGCCTCTTTTGAATTCTTGAAGGCGATATCTTTTACGGGTGGGTTTGAAGTTTCCGTATTCTCCTTCAGGGAATAAAATAATGAGATTATTTTTCTTTAACAGCTCAAGCCCATTGTTCATGGTGGCTTCGGTAATTCCCATTTTCTCAAGTGGAATGGTCGTAGATTTATGAATAAACCATAGGTGATGGGCTAAAATTCGAGCTATGCGACCAGTGTGATTTCGAATTTCATTTCCGAGCATAAAAGCATCAAATCCTGAGTAGCCAGAATGGTTAGGTATAATAAGCCCGCGGCCACGTTTAGGAATGTTTTCAAGGCCTTCAACTTCAAGGCGAAAATATTTTCGAATGATTTCTAAAATAAAACGTGGCATGACTTTGTAGAGCAGAGCATCGCGATCCATGGTTTTGAGATCAAATATTTTACTTTTTTTCTCGAAAAATGCTTTCACTCTTTTATCCTAATGGGTAAAACCCCATGTATCAAAACTTAAGGAGAAGCCCCATGTCATCGTATGTCTTAGCCATCGATCAAGGAACCACCGGAAGTACTGCGGTTATACTTGATTCCTCAGGTAAAGCGGTAGCGAAAGTTAATCAAGAGTACAAGCAAATATATCCGAAACCTGGGTGGGTTGAGCATGACCCTGAAGATATTTGGGACTCTGTTTTAGATGTTGTAAGAAAAGCCATTGAACAAGCGCATATTTCAGATGGCGACATTGCGGCTATCGGCATTACTAATCAGCGCGAGACAACATTGCTTTGGGATAAAAAAACATTTAATCCACTTCATAACGCCATTGTTTGGCAAGATCGCAGAACTGCTGATTTTTGTTTGAGCCTTAAGAAAAAGGGTTTTGAGAAAAAATTTCGCGCTAAAACAGGGTTGGTTTTGGACCCCTATTTTTCAGGAACCAAAATTCGTTGGTTACTAGATAATGTTTCAGGTGCCAGAAAATCTGCTCAAAATGGAAATGTGTCTTTTGGAACAATAGATACTTTTTTACTTTCGCGCCTTACAAATGGTGTTGTTCACGCCACTGATGTTTCAAATGCCTCCCGTACACTTTTAATGGATCTCAAAACATTAACTTGGGACAAAGATCTCTGCAAAATTTTAGGTGTGGAGATGAGCGTGCTTCCAGAAATCAAACCATCTATTGGTATTTTTGGTTACACAAAAGGAATCACCGGTCTTCGCGATGGAATTCCCATCAGTGGAATTGCGGGTGATCAACAATCAGCACTTTTTGGTCAAGCATGTTTTGAAGTGGGTGAAGCAAAATGTACTTTCGGTACTGGGAGTTTTTTACTTTTAAATACCGGGAATAAACCTGTGGCTTCAAAATCAGGGTGTCTCACGACCGTGGCTTGGCAATGGAAGGGTAAGGTTACCTATGCGCTTGAAGGCTCAGCTTTTATTTGTGGCGCTGCCGTTCAATGGTTACGCGATGGCCTTAAAATTATAAAATCAAGTGGTGAGATTGAAGCGCTCGCTCGTTTGGTTGAAGACACGGGCGGTGTTCAATTTGTGCCTGCATTGACAGGACTTGGAGCTCCTCACTGGGATCCTGAAGCAAGAGGTGTGATCACGGGCCTTACACGTGGATCTAATTCATCACATCTTGCCCGTGCAACTTTAGAGGGCATGGCCTTACAAAATGCAGATTTATTATTCGCCATGCAAAAAGATCTAAAGAAAAAATTAAAAAATATGAAGGTCGATGGCGGTGCTGTTGCCAATAATTTATTGATGCAACTTCAGGCTGATTATTTAGGCATTACTTGTGTTAGACCCCAGGTCATTGAAACTACAGCTCTGGGAGCAGCGTTCATGGCGGGTTTAGGTGTAGGTATTTGGAAGTCGTATGATGAGGTTAAAAAAGTATGGCAAAAAGACCGCGAATTTAAACCTGAGATAAGTAATAAAGTAAGGCAGATGCGTATAAAAAAATGGAACGAGGCCGTGACCAAGGCTTAACAAAGAAATATTGTTTCTATTTTTCCTTTACTAAAATTTGCATTTCGGGTTC
Coding sequences:
- a CDS encoding lysophospholipid acyltransferase family protein; protein product: MKAFFEKKSKIFDLKTMDRDALLYKVMPRFILEIIRKYFRLEVEGLENIPKRGRGLIIPNHSGYSGFDAFMLGNEIRNHTGRIARILAHHLWFIHKSTTIPLEKMGITEATMNNGLELLKKNNLIILFPEGEYGNFKPTRKRYRLQEFKRGFVRMAIMTKSPIIPTLVIGAEETHINLSQLKFTKYLIGTVLPLPLNIIPLPAKWKIKFLEPITLDYPISAAEDRALVHKISQQVRERIQFQIDLELKSRSYIYLR
- the glpK gene encoding glycerol kinase GlpK translates to MSSYVLAIDQGTTGSTAVILDSSGKAVAKVNQEYKQIYPKPGWVEHDPEDIWDSVLDVVRKAIEQAHISDGDIAAIGITNQRETTLLWDKKTFNPLHNAIVWQDRRTADFCLSLKKKGFEKKFRAKTGLVLDPYFSGTKIRWLLDNVSGARKSAQNGNVSFGTIDTFLLSRLTNGVVHATDVSNASRTLLMDLKTLTWDKDLCKILGVEMSVLPEIKPSIGIFGYTKGITGLRDGIPISGIAGDQQSALFGQACFEVGEAKCTFGTGSFLLLNTGNKPVASKSGCLTTVAWQWKGKVTYALEGSAFICGAAVQWLRDGLKIIKSSGEIEALARLVEDTGGVQFVPALTGLGAPHWDPEARGVITGLTRGSNSSHLARATLEGMALQNADLLFAMQKDLKKKLKNMKVDGGAVANNLLMQLQADYLGITCVRPQVIETTALGAAFMAGLGVGIWKSYDEVKKVWQKDREFKPEISNKVRQMRIKKWNEAVTKA